From a region of the Hemibagrus wyckioides isolate EC202008001 linkage group LG14, SWU_Hwy_1.0, whole genome shotgun sequence genome:
- the adra2da gene encoding alpha-2Da adrenergic receptor, translating into MDLSVLNGTEEPNATAAAAWPHTEAAAALIILVASLLILVTIVGNALVIVAVLTSHALRAPQNLFLVSLASADILVAALVIPFSLANEVMGYWRFGRAWCALYLALDVLFCTSSIVHLCAISLDRYWSVTEAVSYNAKRTPARVKSTIAVVWAISAVISFPPLVMTEHNEQVCIINEEPWYILSSAIVSFFAPALIMIAVYRKIYRVAKQRASAVFAAKNGGPLPRTSPSDTCLARDAKPEAESPSSLSSGSNRQQEERRRNEDDDDDEEELDDIDLEESCAWDGQPKKSSSARFAKRRKAEGRTERTCCRTTPWASKQPRTVPRVTRPLKVARPSARKTRAAQLRERRFTFVLAVVMGVFVLCWFPFFFTYSLQAVCGARCRAPERLFKLFFWIGYCNSSVNPIIYTIFNRDFRKAFKKILCASATQRV; encoded by the coding sequence ATGGACTTGAGCGTACTCAACGGCACGGAGGAGCCCAACGCGACTGCAGCTGCAGCGTGGCCACACACAGAGGCCGCGGCGGCCCTCATTATACTCGTGGCGTCACTTCTTATCCTGGTTACCATCGTTGGGAACGCGCTGGTCATCGTAGCCGTGCTGACAAGCCATGCGTTGCGCGCGCCCCAAAACCTCTTTTTGGTGTCTCTGGCCTCGGCGGACATCCTGGTGGCGGCTCTTGTCATCCCCTTCTCGCTCGCCAACGAGGTGATGGGGTACTGGCGCTTCGGGCGCGCGTGGTGCGCGCTCTACCTGGCGCTGGACGTGCTCTTCTGCACGTCCTCCATCGTGCACCTGTGCGCAATCAGCCTGGACCGCTACTGGTCGGTAACCGAAGCGGTGAGCTACAACGCGAAGCGCACGCCAGCGCGTGTTAAATCCACGATCGCGGTGGTATGGGCAATTTCCGCGGTCATCTCCTTCCCACCACTAGTTATGACCGAGCACAACGAACAGGTATGCATCATTAACGAGGAGCCATGGTACATCTTGTCGTCTGCGATCGTGTCCTTCTTTGCGCCCGCACTCATCATGATCGCCGTCTACCGCAAGATCTACCGAGTAGCCAAGCAGCGCGCGTCAGCCGTCTTCGCAGCTAAAAACGGTGGACCACTACCGCGCACCTCACCTTCCGACACGTGCCTTGCGCGCGATGCCAAACCTGAAGCGGAGAGCCCGAGCAGCCTAAGCTCTGGGAGCAACCGACAGCAGGAAGAGCGGAGAAGAAACGAGGACGACGACGATGACGAAGAGGAACTCGACGACATCGACCTGGAGGAGAGCTGCGCGTGGGACGGTCAGCCCAAAAAAAGCAGCAGCGCGCGCTTCGCAAAGCGCAGGAAAGCGGAAGGACGGACGGAGCGGACTTGCTGCCGAACAACGCCGTGGGCTTCCAAACAGCCCCGTACCGTACCGCGCGTCACCAGGCCGCTGAAAGTCGCCAGGCCAAGCGCGCGGAAAACCAGAGCGGCGCAGCTGCGAGAGAGGCGCTTCACCTTCGTTCTCGCGGTGGTGATGGGAGTGTTCGTGCTTTGCTGGTTCCCGTTTTTCTTCACTTACAGCCTGCAAGCGGTGTGCGGGGCACGGTGCCGCGCGCCAGAACGCCTGTTCAAGCTCTTCTTCTGGATCGGTTACTGTAACAGCTCCGTTAACCCCATCATTTATACAATATTTAACCGTGACTTCCGGAAAGCGTTCAAGAAAATCTTGTGCGCGTCTGCAACTCAGCGCGTCTGA